The following DNA comes from Trueperaceae bacterium.
CCCACGGGCGGGCCCGGCGAAAGTTATCTTGGGAGCCAGTAGGCTAACCACGTGACAGGACGAGAGATCAGCCGTACGAAGGTCGCCGCCGGCCGCGGACCGGTGATGGGCAGGCAGGCCAGAGGTGCCATCCTCCGGGGGCTCTCCTATCTCTCGATCCTGGTCGCCTGGCTGATCGCAGCGGCGCTGATGGACACGGACCTGATGCCAGGCCCCGTAGCGACCTTCGAGTTCATCCTTCACGAACTCGAACGCGGCGTTTTGCTGATGCACCTGTGGGCTACCGTCCAGCGGGTACTCATCGCCTTCACCGTCGCGCTCCTGTTGGGAATCGGCATCGGTGCGGCCATGGGCTTGTCGAAGCGCATCGACGATCTCCTGGAGGGCTGGCTCGTTGCCGGTCTCACCATCCCTCGGATAATCCTCTTCGTCATGGCCTACCTGCTGCTGGGTCTCAGCGACAGCGCAGCGATCGCCGCCCTGGTGGTGACGGTACTGCCCACCGTCGTCGTTCAGATCCGCGAAGGGACTCGCGCACTCGACGGCAAACTGATCGAGATGGCCGTGGCCTACCGGCGCTCGAAACCGGCGCTTTGGCGCCACGTGATCCTCCCGCAACTGATGCCGTACGTCATCGGCACCTCCCGTGCGAGTCTTTCCCTGGCTTGGAAGATGGTGGTTCTCGCCGAACTGCTGGGCCGGACGAGCGGCGTAGGGTACCAGATTTCCTTCTACTTCCAGATGTTCAACATGAAAGGGATCCTCGCTTACGGGGTCACCATGATGGTGATCCTCGCCATCATCGACGTGGTCGTGTTCGGTGCGATTCAGCGAAGCGCCTTCCGTTGGCGCCGACCCGCGAGCGGAGCCTGACGCGTGGCCGGCATCCGGGCACGCGACATCCGCAAGACGTTCAGGCTGCCGGGAGGCGCGCAGAGGCTAGCACTCGGCGGAGTCGACCTAGATATCGCCGACGGCGAGTTCATCTCTTTGCTCGGCCCGTCCGGCTGTGGCAAGACCACCCTTCTCAACATCCTCAGCGGGCTGGAGCCGGAGTATCGCGGTCGGATCGAGTTCACGAACGGCAGCAGTGAACCCGGAACCCGGCCCAGGTTCAGTTACATGTTCCAGGAATCGAGGCTCCTGCCGTGGCGCACTGTGCGCGACAATCTTCGGTTCGTACTGCGAGGCACCAGGAACGGGTCGGCGGACGACGCTATCGACGAGTGGCTCGCGAGGGTCGGCCTTTCAGGCTCTTCCAACCTGTATCCAGCTCAGCTGTCCGTGGGCATGCAACAGAGGGTCTCTCTCGCTCGCGCCCTCATCGTGCGACCAGAAGTGCTCTTCATGGATGAGC
Coding sequences within:
- a CDS encoding ABC transporter permease subunit → MTGREISRTKVAAGRGPVMGRQARGAILRGLSYLSILVAWLIAAALMDTDLMPGPVATFEFILHELERGVLLMHLWATVQRVLIAFTVALLLGIGIGAAMGLSKRIDDLLEGWLVAGLTIPRIILFVMAYLLLGLSDSAAIAALVVTVLPTVVVQIREGTRALDGKLIEMAVAYRRSKPALWRHVILPQLMPYVIGTSRASLSLAWKMVVLAELLGRTSGVGYQISFYFQMFNMKGILAYGVTMMVILAIIDVVVFGAIQRSAFRWRRPASGA
- a CDS encoding ABC transporter ATP-binding protein; the encoded protein is MAGIRARDIRKTFRLPGGAQRLALGGVDLDIADGEFISLLGPSGCGKTTLLNILSGLEPEYRGRIEFTNGSSEPGTRPRFSYMFQESRLLPWRTVRDNLRFVLRGTRNGSADDAIDEWLARVGLSGSSNLYPAQLSVGMQQRVSLARALIVRPEVLFMDEPLSALDELTATQMRDELLSLWMEQQPTVVFVTHNPLEAVYLSDRVLIMSPGPGRIIEVLDIKQELPRPRSAEDSRVWELSRECVRVLRGEGAKGGLAKSPA